One region of Thermocladium sp. ECH_B genomic DNA includes:
- a CDS encoding transcriptional regulator, with amino-acid sequence MSQKTANPAVLGLSGFALTTLVLSAINAGLVSDSSAVLGLAAFYGGLAQIVAALYEYKAGNTFGYLAFFTYGAFWEWFFTTILLINLHVIGASPAIGTVLIAFGIFTFIMWIATFKLNWALWLVFLXLWITFFLLGFGYTMAGGYMGILTALAAWYTAFASVMQDVYNRQMPLLTTAPLRK; translated from the coding sequence ATGTCACAAAAAACAGCTAATCCAGCCGTTCTAGGCCTATCCGGCTTCGCGTTAACCACGCTCGTGCTGAGCGCAATCAATGCGGGTCTAGTTTCGGATTCAAGTGCTGTTCTAGGTCTAGCGGCGTTTTATGGGGGTCTCGCCCAAATAGTGGCTGCTCTCTATGAGTATAAGGCCGGTAATACATTTGGGTACTTAGCATTCTTCACTTATGGAGCATTCTGGGAATGGTTCTTCACCACGATCCTATTAATAAATCTACACGTTATTGGAGCCAGCCCCGCAATAGGCACAGTGCTAATAGCGTTCGGCATATTTACGTTCATAATGTGGATAGCCACNTTCAAGCTAAACTGGGCATTATGGCTAGTGTTTCTNNTATTATGGATAACCTTCTTCCTGCTTGGATTCGGATACACCATGGCCGGTGGATACATGGGAATACTGACGGCATTAGCGGCCTGGTACACTGCATTTGCTTCCGTCATGCAGGATGTCTATAATAGACAAATGCCCCTACTGACTACTGCACCGCTAAGAAAGTGA
- a CDS encoding acetyl-coenzyme A synthetase has protein sequence MSIEEKDLPFDEKIIINKWSHKNISIEDYKKXHEKTIENIEEFWSSVAKELDWFKPWDKPLVADPQPPFYKWFAGGKLNASYLTLDKHVASWRKNKVAYIWEGEPVDSKGNPTEVRRLTYYDLYREVNRLAYAMKTKLGLRKGDTITIYMPMVPELPIVMLAAARLGVIFSVVFSGFSATALADRINDAKSRAIFTADGFWRRGKQVRLKEVVDEAIKSSPSIEKVVVYRRLGINDVPMTQGRDQWWNDLLSDVPVNAYIEPEQVESEHPLYILYTSGTTGKPKGIVHNTGGYLTELHATMKWVFDIKDDDVYWCVADIGWVTGHSYIVFGPLLEGATIVMYEGAPDYPAPDRWWQIIERYGVNVYYTTPTAIRTFMKFGDEWISKHDFSTVRLMHSVGEPINPEAWRWAWKWIGRSEIPFGSTWWMTETGGILISHVPGWGLIPLKPGTNGMPIPGIDADVVDDEGKPIQGKRGYLIIKKPWPGMPLTIWGDPSRFVNVYFSKFPGVFYAGDWAIKDGDGYIWVLGRADEVIKVAGHRLGTYEIESALISHKAVAEAAVVGVPDQVKGEVPVAFVVLRSGNAPSDELRKELRVWVRQVVGPIAEPSNIIFVSKLPKTRSGKIMRRLVRQVVMNQPLGDATALEDETSIDEARKAYDELRKEIGNT, from the coding sequence ATGTCTATTGAGGAAAAAGATCTTCCATTTGACGAAAAAATAATTATTAATAAATGGTCGCACAAGAACATAAGCATAGAGGATTATAAGAAANTGCATGAGAAAACCATTGAAAACATTGAGGAGTTCTGGTCCAGCGTTGCAAAGGAACTTGATTGGTTCAAGCCATGGGATAAACCGCTCGTGGCTGATCCCCAGCCTCCATTTTATAAATGGTTCGCTGGCGGTAAATTAAATGCCTCATACTTAACGCTGGATAAGCATGTTGCATCATGGAGGAAGAATAAGGTTGCATACATATGGGAGGGTGAACCAGTTGATTCCAAGGGCAATCCAACAGAGGTACGTAGGTTAACGTATTATGATCTATACAGGGAGGTAAATAGATTGGCGTATGCAATGAAAACTAAGCTTGGCTTGAGGAAGGGCGATACCATAACCATATACATGCCGATGGTACCGGAATTACCTATAGTCATGTTGGCTGCCGCCAGATTAGGAGTTATTTTCTCGGTTGTTTTCTCCGGATTTAGCGCAACGGCATTAGCAGATAGGATAAACGATGCAAAGTCCAGGGCAATCTTCACCGCGGATGGCTTCTGGAGAAGGGGAAAACAAGTAAGGTTAAAGGAGGTCGTTGATGAAGCGATAAAATCATCTCCCTCNATAGAAAAAGTTGTGGTGTATAGAAGGCTTGGCATTAATGATGTTCCAATGACGCAGGGCAGGGATCAATGGTGGAACGATTTATTAAGTGATGTTCCAGTCAATGCATATATTGAGCCAGAGCAAGTGGAGAGCGAGCACCCACTTTATATATTGTATACATCCGGCACCACTGGTAAACCCAAGGGAATAGTCCACAATACTGGGGGCTACTTGACCGAGCTGCATGCCACAATGAAATGGGTATTCGACATAAAAGACGATGATGTTTATTGGTGCGTCGCCGATATCGGATGGGTGACTGGACATAGCTACATAGTATTTGGTCCCCTCCTGGAGGGAGCAACCATTGTGATGTATGAGGGGGCCCCAGACTACCCGGCTCCAGATAGGTGGTGGCAAATAATTGAGCGATACGGGGTCAACGTATATTACACTACGCCAACCGCCATAAGGACATTCATGAAATTCGGGGATGAGTGGATCAGCAAGCATGATTTCTCCACAGTTAGATTGATGCATAGCGTTGGTGAACCAATTAATCCCGAGGCGTGGAGATGGGCATGGAAATGGATTGGACGCAGCGAAATACCATTTGGATCCACTTGGTGGATGACGGAGACTGGGGGAATATTGATAAGCCATGTCCCCGGCTGGGGATTAATTCCATTAAAGCCAGGAACTAATGGAATGCCCATACCTGGAATAGATGCCGATGTGGTAGATGATGAGGGTAAACCAATTCAGGGGAAGCGGGGATACTTGATTATAAAGAAGCCATGGCCTGGAATGCCGTTGACCATATGGGGAGACCCCTCTAGATTCGTCAATGTGTATTTCTCCAAGTTCCCAGGAGTATTTTATGCCGGTGATTGGGCTATAAAGGATGGTGATGGATACATCTGGGTACTTGGCAGGGCCGATGAGGTAATTAAGGTAGCAGGACATCGTTTGGGTACATATGAGATCGAGTCNGCTTTGATCTCTCACAAGGCTGTTGCTGAGGCTGCTGTGGTTGGTGTGCCGGATCAAGTAAAGGGAGAGGTTCCCGTGGCTTTTGTAGTGCTTCGTTCCGGTAATGCCCCATCCGATGAATTAAGAAAGGAGTTGCGGGTATGGGTTAGGCAAGTTGTTGGTCCAATAGCCGAGCCATCAAATATAATCTTTGTATCCAAGTTACCTAAGACCAGGAGCGGAAAAATAATGAGGAGATTGGTCAGGCAAGTGGTTATGAATCAACCGCTCGGCGACGCGACAGCGCTTGAGGATGAGACAAGCATAGATGAAGCTAGAAAAGCTTATGACGAATTACGTAAAGAAATTGGTAATACATAA